Proteins encoded by one window of Rubrobacter indicoceani:
- a CDS encoding glycosyltransferase family 39 protein, translating to MRSAGDRISAPETRVAGGAAGSGASSAARGTSAWGFILPVFLLSRLLFFAAGAVAVAALPGADPAGDPLNPPGFLSYWANWDGGWYSLVGAEGYGARDPESTAFFPLYPMLLSVGVRLGFGVTAWGIVLSLGFALAAMYFLYRIAEKLFDVRTARFATLALALFPTSFYLNSVYTEAPFLAFTTGCFWAAYVRRNFLLAGLLGLLAATTRNLGVLLVIPLFFEWWRLREGFGRKDVLDFLYIGLVPVGLFAYAGYLWARFGDPLVFARQQGDYWGRTLTSPDVTALAAWEAAVEGFDYITRPEMLFGGPYVGPSFAASNTMSLLFLAFLLVVIGVGAALLPPGLTLFAAFVVLLPVLTPSPSFPLMSMPRFALGTFPVFLVLGFLLARGGRFSLAWFLPSALLGVAMTALFVSWRWVA from the coding sequence TTGCGATCAGCCGGGGACCGAATCTCCGCTCCTGAGACACGGGTCGCCGGGGGGGCGGCGGGTTCCGGGGCCTCTTCCGCTGCCCGTGGAACGTCGGCGTGGGGTTTCATACTCCCGGTTTTCCTTCTGTCCCGGCTGCTTTTCTTTGCGGCGGGGGCGGTGGCGGTGGCGGCGTTGCCGGGGGCCGACCCGGCCGGGGACCCGCTCAACCCGCCCGGTTTCCTGAGCTACTGGGCAAACTGGGACGGGGGCTGGTACTCGCTTGTCGGGGCGGAGGGCTACGGGGCCCGCGACCCGGAGAGCACCGCCTTCTTCCCGCTCTATCCGATGCTCCTCAGCGTCGGGGTGAGGCTCGGTTTCGGCGTCACGGCTTGGGGGATAGTCCTTTCGCTCGGCTTTGCGCTCGCTGCGATGTACTTTCTCTACCGTATCGCGGAGAAGCTCTTTGACGTTCGTACGGCGCGCTTCGCGACGCTTGCGCTGGCCCTGTTTCCGACGAGCTTCTACCTCAACTCCGTCTACACCGAGGCACCGTTTCTGGCCTTCACGACGGGATGCTTCTGGGCGGCGTACGTGAGACGGAACTTTCTGCTCGCCGGGCTTCTCGGGCTGCTCGCCGCAACGACGCGCAACCTCGGGGTGCTGCTCGTGATACCGCTTTTTTTCGAGTGGTGGCGGCTCCGGGAGGGCTTCGGCCGAAAGGACGTGCTGGACTTTCTGTACATCGGCCTCGTTCCGGTCGGTCTTTTCGCCTACGCGGGCTACCTGTGGGCGCGCTTCGGCGACCCGCTCGTCTTTGCCCGGCAGCAGGGGGACTACTGGGGACGAACCCTCACGAGCCCGGACGTAACGGCCCTTGCGGCCTGGGAGGCGGCGGTCGAGGGGTTCGACTACATAACGAGGCCGGAGATGCTGTTCGGCGGGCCGTACGTCGGGCCGTCGTTTGCGGCCTCCAACACGATGAGCCTTTTGTTTCTGGCTTTTCTGCTCGTCGTTATCGGGGTCGGGGCGGCGCTTCTGCCGCCGGGCCTGACCCTGTTCGCCGCCTTCGTGGTGCTGCTTCCGGTGCTGACGCCCTCGCCGTCGTTTCCGCTTATGAGCATGCCTCGCTTCGCCCTCGGGACGTTTCCGGTCTTTCTGGTGCTCGGGTTCCTGCTCGCCCGCGGGGGGAGGTTTTCTCTGGCGTGGTTTCTGCCGAGCGCCCTTCTGGGGGTCGCCATGACCGCTCTGTTTGTATCGTGGCGCTGGGTGGCCTAG
- a CDS encoding MFS transporter → MVNRGFGRSSLVVLFVTVFLDMLGYGIIVPLLPFIAEEYGADALAVGLLVSLYALMQMFGGPFLGGLSDGVGRRPVILACLLVAASAYLLLGLAGSVLGIAFAVAVAGLAGGTPATAQAYIADSTSGDERAKGLGVIGASFGLGLMVGPALGGLLGFYFGLSAPAFFAAALALTNFVFGWFVLGESLAPEGRRRVPLRLLNPVSQVAAVVRISGVRVLLGIVLLLNLALAGLVTNFPLFGEARFGWGPAGSGLFFAFVGVCAVATQGLLIGPVQRFLGEIRMLGAGLAVVAAGLVCVAFLTSGSLIFPVVGVMAFGFGVAIPAVASLLSRRVGSKEQGRLMGAQQAVLSFSLVVGPPLAGLVFDTFGPGAPYLLGGLLVLTAGLFTVKAGPRT, encoded by the coding sequence GTGGTTAACCGGGGGTTCGGACGCTCTTCGCTGGTCGTTCTTTTCGTGACGGTCTTTCTCGATATGCTCGGTTACGGGATCATCGTGCCGCTTTTGCCGTTTATCGCGGAAGAGTACGGGGCGGACGCGCTGGCGGTCGGGCTGCTCGTCTCGCTGTACGCGCTGATGCAGATGTTTGGCGGGCCGTTTCTCGGTGGTCTCTCCGACGGCGTCGGACGCAGGCCCGTTATACTCGCGTGTCTTCTGGTGGCGGCCTCCGCCTACCTGCTGCTGGGGCTTGCGGGCTCCGTTCTCGGGATAGCCTTTGCGGTCGCGGTGGCCGGGCTTGCGGGCGGGACCCCCGCGACGGCGCAGGCCTACATCGCGGACAGCACCTCCGGCGACGAGCGGGCGAAAGGCCTCGGGGTGATCGGGGCGTCCTTCGGGCTCGGGTTGATGGTCGGCCCCGCGCTCGGCGGTCTTCTCGGCTTCTACTTCGGCCTGTCGGCTCCGGCTTTTTTCGCGGCCGCCCTGGCCCTGACCAACTTCGTTTTCGGCTGGTTTGTGCTCGGGGAATCGCTCGCGCCGGAGGGGCGTCGTCGAGTTCCGCTGCGGCTCCTGAACCCGGTCTCGCAGGTCGCAGCCGTCGTACGGATATCCGGGGTACGGGTGCTGCTCGGCATCGTCCTGCTCCTGAACCTTGCGCTGGCCGGTCTGGTGACGAACTTTCCGCTCTTCGGTGAGGCCCGTTTCGGCTGGGGTCCGGCCGGGAGTGGTTTATTCTTTGCTTTCGTCGGGGTCTGCGCGGTGGCGACTCAGGGGCTTTTGATCGGGCCGGTGCAGCGTTTTCTGGGTGAGATACGGATGCTCGGGGCCGGTCTTGCGGTCGTGGCTGCGGGGCTGGTCTGCGTCGCGTTTCTGACCTCGGGCTCGTTGATCTTCCCGGTCGTCGGGGTGATGGCGTTCGGGTTCGGTGTCGCCATTCCGGCGGTTGCCTCGCTGCTCTCCCGCCGCGTCGGTTCAAAAGAGCAGGGTCGGTTGATGGGGGCTCAGCAGGCGGTCCTGAGCTTCTCGCTTGTTGTCGGACCGCCGCTCGCGGGCCTTGTCTTCGACACGTTCGGACCGGGCGCGCCGTACCTTCTCGGCGGCCTGCTCGTCCTGACCGCCGGGCTTTTCACCGTAAAAGCCGGGCCGCGGACGTAG
- the folB gene encoding dihydroneopterin aldolase, with protein MEISEDRILVDGMTFSGFHGTLPAERDLGQPFVVSVAMNVDLRPAGESDDLMKSVDYSKVHDAAKAVVEGEPLDLIETVAERIAARVLLEHPTVERVVVRVRKPHVRLGGTVLDGSSVEVSRTR; from the coding sequence GTGGAGATATCGGAGGACAGGATACTGGTCGATGGGATGACGTTCTCGGGGTTTCACGGGACGCTCCCGGCGGAGCGCGACCTCGGGCAGCCGTTTGTCGTGAGCGTGGCGATGAACGTGGACCTCAGGCCCGCCGGGGAGTCCGACGACCTGATGAAGTCCGTTGACTACAGCAAGGTCCACGACGCGGCGAAGGCCGTCGTCGAGGGCGAGCCGCTGGACCTTATAGAGACCGTCGCCGAGCGTATAGCGGCCCGCGTCCTTCTGGAACACCCGACCGTCGAGCGGGTCGTCGTGAGGGTCAGGAAGCCCCACGTAAGGCTCGGCGGGACCGTTCTCGACGGCTCCTCGGTCGAGGTCTCCCGCACCCGCTAG
- a CDS encoding NAD(P)/FAD-dependent oxidoreductase: MRVIIIGAGLAGLTCAKVLNTNGHEVSVYEASDGVGGRVRTDEADGFLLDRGFQVFFTAYPAAKRHLDYGRLDLRAFDPGAAIHRGRRTDVLSDPLRDPASAVPGLLTDVASFADKLNTLRLSAKLGAKGLPVDSVTQMEIEAEVLAEQYLLEAGFSERILDNFFRPFYGGIFLDRTLATSARVLAFTFSMLTRGETTVPTLGMQRIPEQLASHLPEGSVHLSSRVEELLAKGERVSAVRVNGAEVEADAVVVATESPSAAKLAGKPTPEGAVGEVCVYYELSGRADGKKVGLGAGDGVFFNNASEMTAVSDAYAPTGRKLLSAVHIGQLDGLSDNEIYRRGITELSDWYPDADFRPLAVYRLPFCQFAQPPGTHRRTPGNATDEPGLYLAGEYTEDASINGAMLSGEKAAKAVMA, translated from the coding sequence ATGAGAGTGATAATTATCGGGGCCGGGCTTGCCGGCCTCACATGCGCGAAGGTACTGAACACAAACGGCCACGAGGTCTCGGTGTACGAGGCCTCGGACGGCGTCGGCGGTCGCGTGCGCACGGACGAGGCGGACGGCTTCCTGCTCGACCGGGGATTTCAGGTCTTCTTCACGGCGTATCCGGCGGCGAAGCGACACCTCGACTACGGAAGGCTGGACCTTAGAGCTTTTGACCCGGGAGCGGCTATCCACCGGGGCCGGAGGACGGACGTGCTCTCGGACCCGCTGCGCGACCCGGCATCGGCGGTTCCGGGGCTTCTGACGGACGTGGCGAGCTTTGCGGACAAGCTGAACACCCTGCGCCTGAGCGCGAAGCTCGGAGCAAAAGGGCTCCCGGTGGACTCCGTAACGCAGATGGAGATCGAAGCCGAGGTCTTGGCGGAGCAATACCTGCTGGAGGCCGGTTTCTCCGAGCGGATACTGGACAATTTCTTTCGACCGTTTTATGGTGGGATCTTCCTTGACCGGACGCTCGCTACCTCGGCGCGGGTGCTGGCGTTTACGTTTTCGATGCTGACTCGCGGTGAGACGACCGTCCCGACCCTCGGGATGCAGCGGATACCGGAGCAGCTCGCCTCGCACCTGCCGGAGGGCTCGGTCCACCTGAGCAGCCGCGTCGAGGAACTCCTTGCCAAAGGCGAGCGGGTGAGCGCGGTGCGGGTAAACGGCGCGGAGGTCGAGGCCGACGCCGTCGTCGTGGCGACGGAGTCTCCGAGCGCGGCGAAGCTCGCCGGGAAACCGACCCCCGAAGGCGCGGTCGGAGAGGTCTGCGTCTACTACGAACTCTCCGGCAGGGCCGACGGAAAGAAAGTCGGCCTCGGCGCGGGCGACGGGGTGTTCTTCAACAACGCAAGCGAGATGACCGCCGTCAGCGACGCCTACGCCCCGACCGGACGCAAGCTCCTGAGCGCGGTGCATATCGGGCAGCTCGACGGGCTTTCGGACAACGAGATATACCGTCGCGGCATCACCGAGCTATCGGACTGGTACCCGGATGCCGATTTCAGGCCGCTCGCCGTCTACCGGCTGCCGTTCTGTCAGTTTGCCCAGCCGCCCGGCACACACCGCCGGACACCGGGGAACGCCACCGACGAGCCGGGGCTTTACCTGGCGGGCGAGTACACCGAAGACGCCTCGATAAACGGCGCGATGCTCTCGGGCGAGAAGGCGGCGAAGGCGGTGATGGCATGA
- a CDS encoding RibD family protein — MTVSYAQTLDGRIATKNGSSRWISSPESLKFAHELRAASDAILIGSGTARSDDPSLTVRHVPGEDPLRVLVDSTLRTSPSSAIFAAGAAANTIVATTENAPEHRRSRLESLGANVLALPATADGRVQLPLALEKLSELGVSSIMVEGGACIITALLEARLVDTLAVCIAPKILGCGVEAVGELGINDLDDSVNIINVTLRKYGPDVVFSGDLVYRGDQG; from the coding sequence GTGACCGTAAGCTACGCCCAGACCCTCGACGGCAGAATCGCCACAAAGAACGGCTCTTCGCGGTGGATCAGCTCCCCGGAGTCCCTTAAGTTCGCCCACGAACTCCGCGCCGCCAGCGACGCTATCCTTATCGGTTCCGGCACCGCTCGCAGCGACGACCCGAGCCTCACCGTACGCCACGTCCCCGGAGAAGACCCGCTGCGCGTGCTTGTAGACAGCACCCTGAGAACCTCGCCTTCCTCGGCGATATTCGCCGCCGGAGCCGCTGCGAACACCATCGTCGCCACCACCGAGAACGCCCCGGAACACCGCCGCAGCCGCCTGGAATCCCTCGGGGCGAACGTCCTTGCGCTCCCGGCGACCGCCGACGGACGGGTGCAACTGCCGCTCGCCCTCGAGAAGCTCTCCGAACTCGGCGTCTCATCCATAATGGTCGAAGGCGGAGCCTGCATTATCACCGCCCTCCTTGAAGCCCGGCTCGTCGACACCCTCGCCGTCTGCATCGCACCGAAGATCCTCGGCTGCGGCGTCGAAGCCGTCGGAGAGCTCGGCATCAACGACCTCGATGATTCGGTGAACATCATCAACGTTACGCTACGAAAATACGGACCCGACGTAGTGTTCTCCGGGGATCTGGTCTACCGGGGGGATCAGGGGTGA
- a CDS encoding ABC transporter ATP-binding protein, with translation MNPERSSSGLPALKVENLRKTYRDGFVALDGISLEVGAGKFFGLLGPNGAGKTTLINSIVSLAKPDLGTVEVFGKDAHKDFRAARRMIGVSPQEINLDKFLTVREALTYHAGYFGVPKKKAGMRAEELLERFSLSDKRDSRVNTLSGGMKRRVLFARALMHDPDLLFLDEPTAGVDIELRQSLWEYIRELNRGGLTILLTTHYLEEAEALCEELAIINGGSIVDSGSKSSLKSRYGVKSIEEVYLKVVHDGER, from the coding sequence ATGAACCCGGAGAGAAGCAGCAGCGGCCTCCCCGCGCTGAAGGTGGAAAACCTGCGCAAAACCTACCGGGACGGCTTCGTCGCGCTCGACGGGATATCGCTCGAAGTCGGGGCGGGGAAGTTCTTCGGCCTGCTCGGGCCTAACGGAGCGGGGAAGACCACGCTCATAAACTCCATAGTAAGCCTCGCAAAGCCGGATTTGGGGACGGTCGAAGTCTTCGGCAAAGACGCCCACAAGGACTTCCGGGCGGCGCGGCGGATGATCGGGGTAAGCCCGCAGGAGATAAACCTCGACAAGTTCCTTACCGTCCGGGAGGCCCTGACCTACCACGCCGGGTACTTCGGCGTTCCAAAGAAAAAGGCCGGGATGCGGGCCGAGGAACTGCTGGAACGATTCTCGCTCTCCGACAAGCGCGACAGCCGGGTGAACACGCTCTCGGGCGGGATGAAGCGGCGGGTGCTCTTCGCCCGCGCTCTGATGCACGACCCGGACCTGCTCTTTCTCGACGAGCCGACCGCCGGGGTGGATATCGAGCTCCGGCAGTCGCTCTGGGAGTACATCCGCGAGCTCAACCGGGGCGGCCTGACCATCCTCCTGACGACGCACTACCTTGAAGAGGCCGAAGCCCTGTGTGAGGAGCTTGCAATAATAAACGGCGGCAGCATCGTGGACTCCGGGTCGAAGAGCAGCCTGAAATCCCGCTACGGCGTGAAGAGCATCGAGGAGGTTTACCTGAAGGTGGTTCACGATGGTGAGCGGTAG
- a CDS encoding glycerol acyltransferase translates to MDFASRPAPGTAALPERGERMLVEICAGELLEAFGASGDNVVFSAVARYAVGRVARQAAEYDRLVGAGGLGPAGSWALGRMVGEASFSGEGGIPIEGPLVIASNHPGLSDAIALFSAIPRDDLMVIAARRDFLDALPNTTGRLFIVEDGADGLRGSQVVRAAARHLRDGGSLLTFPGGRIEPDPASMDGAVRALSGWSESLDLFARLVPGLKIVPAVVSGVVSRSALGNPLVYLRRNKEDRLWLAATLQLMFPALYRTDVRVTFGRAIACPATSRHRSGVSAEVVRRAEALISAR, encoded by the coding sequence ATGGACTTCGCAAGCAGACCCGCCCCCGGAACCGCAGCGCTCCCCGAGCGCGGTGAGCGGATGCTTGTCGAGATCTGCGCCGGGGAGTTGCTTGAGGCTTTCGGAGCTTCCGGAGATAACGTCGTGTTCTCTGCGGTTGCCAGGTACGCGGTCGGCAGGGTCGCCCGTCAGGCGGCGGAGTACGACCGGCTCGTGGGCGCGGGCGGCCTCGGGCCGGCCGGCAGCTGGGCGCTCGGTCGGATGGTCGGCGAGGCGAGCTTCAGCGGCGAGGGCGGCATACCGATCGAGGGGCCGCTCGTTATAGCCTCGAACCACCCCGGTCTTTCGGACGCCATAGCCCTGTTCTCCGCGATACCCCGCGACGACCTGATGGTTATAGCCGCCCGCCGGGACTTCCTCGACGCGCTGCCGAACACGACCGGGCGGCTGTTTATCGTTGAAGACGGTGCGGATGGCCTCCGGGGGTCGCAGGTTGTTCGGGCGGCGGCCCGGCACCTAAGGGACGGTGGTTCGCTCCTCACCTTTCCGGGCGGCAGGATAGAGCCGGACCCGGCCTCGATGGACGGCGCGGTACGGGCGCTGTCCGGCTGGTCCGAAAGCCTCGACCTCTTCGCCCGGCTCGTTCCGGGGCTGAAGATCGTACCCGCCGTAGTCAGCGGCGTCGTCTCCCGCTCCGCGCTCGGCAACCCGCTTGTTTACCTGAGACGCAACAAAGAGGACCGGCTGTGGCTGGCGGCGACCCTGCAGCTTATGTTCCCCGCGCTCTACAGAACGGATGTACGGGTCACCTTCGGTCGGGCTATCGCCTGCCCGGCCACCTCGCGGCATCGTTCCGGGGTCTCGGCGGAGGTCGTACGACGCGCCGAAGCCCTGATATCCGCCCGTTGA
- a CDS encoding DNA topoisomerase III, translating to MRAIVAEKPSVARDIAGALGQHRKGRGSLSGDGWTVTWALGHLAELAPPDAYGEEYKRWRMESLPILPERFKVRVNSRTREQFNIVRGILSDPSVTEVVNACDAGREGELIFAYLYGLSNCRKPVSRLWISSLTREAISGGFRNLRPGHSMKPLEDAARSRSEADWTVGMNATRAYSIKFSSPGNVLSVGRVQTPTLRLIVDREKEIESFKPEKFWTVHARFKREGETYDGVWFRDKQNRLDVKEKADELAAKVGGGDGVVRKAEKKTATERPPLLHDLTELQRNANARFGFTADRTLKVAQSLYEEKKLVTYPRTSSRYLSGDMIPTFKKRLVAAGSLPELEPFAERLIALEKLPVSKRIVNDSKVTDHHAIVPTGKPATISLSADESRVYDLIARRFLAVFLPDARFENTTIVTGVCDETFLSRGRTVLQQGWRELYPDGLSGRREKEPPVLPAVEVGQEWKVSKVGVKEGETKPPPRYSESALLGAMETAGRFVEDEELRQAMKDSGLGTPATRAATIERLIKVGYLEREKKALLPTQKGRSLIALLGENSLASPELTARWEERLARMERGEDRREDFMNGINRFVGSLVEEVGRTEGEKLAAAPRSYGGRSKPSGEPLGFCPKCGSPVVETKKSFGCSAWKERGCKFAIWKTTAGKRISESQAKQLLTKGRTNRLKGFKSKGGRQFPAALVLDREKNVRLDFGARESGDT from the coding sequence ATGAGAGCTATAGTGGCCGAAAAACCCTCCGTCGCGAGGGACATCGCGGGCGCTCTCGGCCAGCACCGCAAAGGCAGGGGCTCCCTCAGCGGCGACGGCTGGACGGTTACGTGGGCCCTGGGGCACCTGGCCGAACTCGCCCCGCCCGACGCCTACGGTGAGGAGTACAAACGCTGGCGGATGGAGAGCCTGCCGATCCTGCCGGAGCGCTTCAAGGTGCGCGTCAACAGCCGGACCCGCGAGCAGTTCAACATCGTCAGGGGAATACTCTCCGACCCCTCCGTGACGGAGGTCGTCAACGCCTGCGACGCCGGACGCGAGGGGGAGCTTATCTTTGCGTATCTGTACGGCCTGAGCAACTGTCGGAAGCCCGTTTCACGGCTCTGGATCTCCTCTCTTACCCGGGAGGCGATCTCCGGCGGTTTCCGCAACCTCCGCCCCGGACACTCCATGAAGCCGCTCGAAGATGCCGCCCGCAGTCGCTCGGAGGCCGACTGGACCGTCGGCATGAACGCCACCCGCGCCTACTCCATAAAGTTCTCCAGCCCCGGAAACGTCCTGTCGGTCGGTCGGGTACAGACCCCGACCCTCAGGTTGATCGTAGACCGCGAAAAAGAGATAGAGAGCTTCAAGCCCGAGAAGTTCTGGACCGTTCACGCCCGGTTCAAACGCGAGGGCGAGACCTACGACGGCGTCTGGTTCAGGGACAAGCAGAACCGCCTCGACGTAAAGGAAAAAGCCGATGAACTCGCCGCGAAGGTCGGGGGCGGCGACGGAGTCGTTCGAAAAGCCGAGAAAAAAACCGCGACCGAGAGACCGCCCCTTCTGCACGACCTCACCGAGCTTCAGCGCAACGCCAACGCCCGGTTCGGGTTCACCGCCGACCGGACGCTCAAGGTCGCTCAGAGCCTGTACGAAGAAAAAAAGCTCGTGACCTATCCGCGCACGTCGAGCCGGTACCTATCCGGGGACATGATCCCGACCTTCAAAAAGCGCCTCGTCGCCGCCGGGAGCCTGCCGGAACTGGAACCGTTTGCGGAGCGGCTGATCGCACTCGAAAAGCTGCCGGTAAGCAAGCGCATCGTGAACGACTCGAAGGTTACCGACCACCACGCCATCGTCCCGACCGGAAAGCCCGCTACGATAAGCCTGTCCGCCGACGAATCCAGGGTCTATGACCTGATCGCCCGTCGGTTTCTCGCGGTCTTCCTGCCGGATGCCCGCTTTGAGAACACGACCATCGTTACCGGGGTGTGCGATGAGACCTTTCTATCCAGAGGCCGAACTGTGCTGCAGCAGGGCTGGCGCGAACTGTACCCGGACGGCCTGAGCGGTCGCCGGGAGAAGGAGCCGCCCGTTCTCCCGGCGGTCGAGGTCGGGCAGGAGTGGAAGGTGTCGAAGGTCGGGGTGAAGGAGGGCGAGACAAAGCCGCCGCCGCGCTATTCGGAGTCGGCGCTGCTCGGAGCGATGGAGACGGCGGGGAGGTTCGTCGAGGACGAGGAGCTGCGGCAGGCGATGAAGGACTCCGGCCTCGGCACGCCCGCGACGCGGGCGGCGACCATCGAGCGGTTGATCAAGGTCGGATATCTGGAGCGCGAGAAGAAGGCCCTGCTCCCGACGCAGAAGGGACGTTCGCTTATCGCCCTGCTTGGCGAGAACTCCCTCGCCTCACCGGAGCTTACGGCCCGCTGGGAGGAGCGGCTGGCCCGGATGGAGCGCGGCGAGGACCGGCGCGAGGACTTTATGAACGGCATAAACCGCTTTGTCGGTTCTCTTGTCGAGGAGGTCGGGAGGACCGAGGGGGAGAAACTCGCCGCCGCACCGCGTTCGTATGGTGGGAGATCAAAGCCATCCGGCGAACCGCTCGGTTTCTGCCCGAAGTGCGGCTCTCCGGTCGTCGAGACAAAGAAATCGTTCGGGTGTTCGGCGTGGAAGGAGCGCGGCTGCAAGTTCGCCATCTGGAAAACGACCGCCGGGAAGAGGATCAGCGAAAGTCAGGCGAAGCAACTTCTCACAAAGGGCCGCACAAACAGACTCAAGGGCTTCAAAAGCAAGGGCGGCCGGCAGTTCCCGGCGGCTCTTGTGCTGGACCGGGAGAAGAACGTCCGCCTCGACTTCGGAGCGCGCGAGAGCGGAGATACTTGA
- a CDS encoding ABC transporter permease produces the protein MVSGSMTEGFAERSRPFRTLLKREVLRFMRVWMQTIAPTLGTALLYFTVFGIALGSRIREINGVPYLEYLLPGIALMNVVTGSYMNTSSSVFDAKRERYIDEILISPMSDVQIALAYTLGGTLRGVLVGAGVFLVGIPFVGVSIEHPGLLVLIGVLSAFIFSAVGTVAGALSNRVDHISFLTNIVIQPLAFLGGVFYSVDMLPDFLRVATFFNPIFHTVDAARYATLGVSDLPPAPAVAIVFVLAGLAFFAAYLAISRGPNLRS, from the coding sequence ATGGTGAGCGGTAGCATGACGGAGGGTTTCGCGGAGAGGAGCCGCCCGTTTCGGACGCTTCTGAAGCGCGAGGTTCTTCGGTTCATGCGGGTCTGGATGCAGACCATAGCCCCGACGCTCGGGACCGCGCTTCTTTACTTCACCGTGTTCGGGATCGCCCTGGGGAGCCGGATACGGGAGATCAACGGCGTCCCGTACCTTGAATACCTGCTCCCCGGTATCGCGCTGATGAACGTTGTAACGGGCTCGTACATGAACACTTCATCAAGCGTCTTCGACGCCAAACGGGAGCGCTACATAGACGAGATCCTGATCAGCCCGATGAGCGACGTACAGATCGCGCTCGCCTACACTCTGGGCGGGACGCTGCGCGGCGTTCTGGTCGGGGCGGGGGTGTTTCTGGTGGGGATTCCGTTTGTCGGGGTGAGCATCGAGCACCCCGGGCTTCTGGTCCTGATCGGGGTCCTCTCGGCTTTTATCTTCTCGGCGGTCGGGACGGTGGCCGGGGCACTGTCGAACCGCGTGGATCATATCTCTTTTCTGACGAACATCGTGATACAGCCGCTGGCGTTTCTCGGCGGGGTGTTCTATTCGGTGGATATGCTGCCGGACTTTCTGCGCGTTGCGACGTTCTTCAACCCGATCTTCCACACCGTGGACGCCGCCCGGTACGCGACGCTCGGCGTCTCGGACCTGCCCCCGGCCCCGGCGGTGGCGATAGTCTTCGTGCTTGCGGGGCTTGCGTTCTTCGCCGCGTATCTTGCGATCAGCCGGGGACCGAATCTCCGCTCCTGA
- a CDS encoding MIP/aquaporin family protein, which translates to MANRSRTASRGLYGSDAGSNRVRTAAAEFVGTFILIFGGTAVATGAILEQGTAGPAYDSLAVALAFGITLLAIVASIGHISGAHVNPAVTISLAATGKLPWNYVPLYIAAQLGGAIFGSLATWITFGSGARSEANLAATFPTQGVGDFQALLVEILVTFILVFVVISVATDDRVAPAVAPVAVGAALAVGVFIAGPITGGSLNPARTLGPMIVSGQFSSVWVYILGPIIGGVAAAFLYDRFIAKADAPE; encoded by the coding sequence ATGGCAAACAGAAGTAGAACGGCGAGCCGGGGGCTGTACGGCAGCGACGCCGGGAGCAACCGGGTAAGGACGGCGGCTGCCGAGTTCGTCGGGACGTTTATCCTGATCTTCGGGGGTACGGCGGTCGCGACGGGGGCCATACTGGAGCAGGGTACGGCCGGCCCGGCCTACGACTCGCTGGCCGTCGCGCTCGCGTTCGGTATCACGCTGCTGGCGATAGTAGCCTCCATCGGTCACATCTCCGGGGCACACGTCAACCCGGCGGTAACCATCTCGCTGGCGGCGACGGGCAAGCTTCCCTGGAATTACGTCCCGCTGTACATCGCGGCTCAGCTAGGCGGGGCGATATTCGGTTCCCTTGCGACCTGGATCACCTTTGGAAGCGGAGCCCGTTCCGAGGCGAACCTCGCAGCGACCTTCCCGACGCAGGGCGTAGGCGATTTCCAGGCTCTCCTGGTCGAGATTCTTGTAACCTTTATCCTTGTTTTCGTGGTGATCTCGGTTGCAACGGACGACCGGGTCGCCCCGGCGGTCGCTCCGGTAGCGGTCGGGGCGGCGCTCGCGGTCGGCGTGTTTATCGCCGGCCCGATCACGGGCGGCTCTCTGAACCCGGCGCGGACGCTCGGCCCGATGATCGTTTCGGGGCAGTTCTCGAGCGTCTGGGTCTACATCCTAGGTCCGATCATCGGCGGCGTCGCGGCGGCCTTTCTCTATGACCGGTTTATAGCGAAGGCCGACGCGCCGGAGTAG